Proteins encoded by one window of Pseudomonas sp. LS44:
- a CDS encoding GGDEF domain-containing protein, producing MKPTIWQENLQQLSHVRLFNKVASSILTQLLKEFHACTLDSGEVLLTPFNRNQHLYLLLEGELKVYLGSLDNQPISTLKRGDCAGEISFIDNDHPSAYVVATEASTVLRLHRESLLKLFSQSPQIMQNLLELLCNRVRQGNQIILDSEQNANIDTLTGCFNRRWLEHVFERENTRCAFNEQPMCMLMIDVDHFKPYNDQHGHLAGDYALCLVAHTLRNQLRPKDSMVRYGGEEFLIVLPELAADEARSIGERLRQSLELIPNFYSPVGILPGVTVSIGLAQMRPKDSLQSLIARADCALYQAKQQGRNCLSG from the coding sequence ATGAAGCCCACTATCTGGCAGGAAAATCTTCAACAGCTCAGCCATGTGCGGCTGTTCAATAAAGTTGCCTCCAGCATCCTTACCCAGCTGCTCAAGGAGTTCCACGCCTGCACGCTGGACAGCGGGGAAGTGCTCCTCACCCCGTTCAATCGCAATCAGCATCTTTATCTGCTCCTCGAAGGCGAGCTCAAGGTCTATCTCGGCTCACTGGATAACCAGCCGATCAGCACGCTGAAGCGTGGCGACTGCGCCGGGGAAATCAGCTTCATCGACAACGATCATCCGTCCGCCTACGTGGTCGCCACCGAAGCTTCCACAGTGCTGCGCCTGCATCGCGAATCGCTGCTCAAGCTGTTCAGCCAATCGCCGCAAATCATGCAAAACCTGCTCGAACTGCTCTGCAATCGGGTGCGCCAGGGCAACCAGATCATTCTCGACAGTGAGCAGAACGCCAATATCGACACCCTGACCGGGTGCTTCAACCGGCGCTGGCTCGAACATGTCTTCGAACGGGAAAACACCCGCTGCGCGTTCAACGAGCAGCCGATGTGCATGCTGATGATCGATGTCGATCACTTCAAGCCGTACAACGACCAGCATGGCCACCTGGCCGGCGACTATGCCCTGTGCCTGGTCGCGCACACCTTGCGCAATCAGCTACGGCCCAAGGACAGCATGGTCCGCTACGGCGGTGAGGAATTCCTCATCGTGCTGCCGGAGCTGGCCGCCGACGAAGCCCGCAGCATCGGCGAGCGCCTGCGCCAGAGCCTCGAGCTAATCCCCAACTTCTACTCGCCGGTCGGCATTTTACCGGGCGTCACGGTATCGATTGGCCTGGCGCAGATGCGTCCCAAAGACAGTCTGCAAAGCCTCATCGCCCGCGCCGACTGCGCGCTCTATCAAGCCAAGCAGCAAGGTCGCAACTGTCTCTCCGGCTGA
- a CDS encoding dipeptidase → MRKLPIALLLLVVIGLGVFFSLPSVLDRRMNTVESPAPYPASPAAEQLHKTLFIADLHDDALLWERDVLKHLNYGHSDIPRMLDGGVALQVFSTVTKTPRDLNYDRNASDSDNITLLIMAQRWPPATWDSLLERALYQSQKLHKAAAASDGRLVLVNNRQELREFITAWQRDPQRLAGILATEGLHPLEGRLENVDRLYNAGFRITGLTHFFDNEVGGSAHGVDKGGLTPFGRRVVARLEKKRMLIDLAHASRPLIDDVLAIATRPVLVSHTGVEGTCPGPRNLSDEHLRRIAATGGVIGIGYWDTAVCATSVAAIVKAIRYTADKIGVEHVGLGSDFNGTIHAPFDATGLAQLTEGLQQAGFSPEQIAAIMGGNVQRLLLAALPEA, encoded by the coding sequence ATGCGCAAACTGCCTATCGCCCTGCTGCTATTGGTCGTCATCGGTCTGGGCGTGTTCTTCAGCCTGCCCAGCGTGCTTGACCGGCGGATGAATACCGTCGAGTCGCCGGCGCCCTATCCCGCCAGTCCGGCGGCCGAACAGCTGCACAAGACCCTGTTTATCGCGGACCTGCACGACGATGCGCTGTTGTGGGAGCGCGATGTGCTCAAGCACTTGAACTATGGACACTCCGATATCCCGCGGATGCTGGACGGAGGGGTCGCCCTGCAGGTGTTTTCCACCGTCACCAAGACCCCGCGTGATCTCAACTACGATCGCAACGCCAGCGACAGCGACAACATCACCCTGCTGATCATGGCCCAGCGCTGGCCGCCAGCGACCTGGGACAGCCTGCTCGAACGGGCGCTGTATCAGAGCCAAAAACTGCACAAGGCTGCAGCCGCCAGTGATGGCCGCCTGGTACTGGTCAACAACCGCCAGGAGCTGCGCGAGTTCATCACCGCCTGGCAACGCGACCCACAGCGCCTGGCCGGGATTCTCGCCACCGAAGGCCTGCACCCGCTGGAAGGCCGCCTGGAGAACGTCGACCGGCTGTACAACGCCGGCTTTCGCATCACCGGCCTGACCCACTTCTTCGACAACGAGGTTGGCGGCTCCGCCCATGGCGTGGATAAAGGTGGTCTGACTCCATTCGGCCGGCGAGTGGTCGCCCGCCTGGAAAAGAAACGCATGCTGATCGACCTCGCCCACGCATCGCGGCCATTGATCGATGACGTGCTGGCCATCGCCACTCGCCCGGTGCTGGTCTCGCACACCGGTGTCGAGGGCACGTGCCCCGGGCCGCGCAACCTCAGCGACGAGCACTTGCGGCGCATCGCCGCCACCGGCGGAGTGATCGGCATCGGCTATTGGGATACCGCGGTGTGCGCCACCTCGGTCGCCGCCATCGTCAAGGCGATCCGTTACACCGCCGACAAGATCGGCGTCGAGCATGTCGGCCTCGGCTCGGACTTCAACGGCACCATCCATGCGCCATTCGACGCCACGGGCCTGGCGCAACTCACCGAAGGCCTGCAGCAGGCCGGCTTCAGTCCCGAGCAGATCGCCGCGATCATGGGCGGCAATGTGCAGCGCCTGCTGCTCGCCGCCCTGCCAGAGGCCTGA
- the rhlB gene encoding ATP-dependent RNA helicase RhlB, with protein sequence MLKALKKMFGKGEGEQPASAPVSGSSASASVDSSETRSRKPRADKPARVAKPREATSELEQTEPSESAPAAKPRRERLAKPPVSTWKLEDFAIEPQEGKTRFHDFRLAPELMHALHDLGFPYCTPIQAGVLGFTLKGQDAIGRAQTGTGKTAAFLISIITQLLQTPPPKERYMGEPRALIIAPTRELVVQIAKDAETLTKYTGLNVMSFVGGMDFDKQLRQLETRFCDILVATPGRLLDFNQRGEVHLDMVEVMVLDEADRMLDMGFIPQVRQIIRQTPPKSERQTLLFSATFTEDVMNLAKQWTTDPAIVEIEPENVASDTVEQHVYAVAGSDKYKLLYNLITQNDWTRVMVFANRKDEVRRIEERLVRDGVSAAQMSGDVPQHKRIKTLEGFREGKIRVLVATDVAGRGIHIDGISHVINFTLPEVPDDYVHRIGRTGRAGASGTSISFAGEDDAFALPPIEALLGRKINCEYPSVELLQAVPHKR encoded by the coding sequence GTGCTCAAAGCACTCAAGAAAATGTTTGGCAAGGGCGAAGGCGAACAGCCGGCGTCCGCCCCGGTTTCCGGCTCTTCCGCATCTGCTAGCGTCGACAGCAGCGAAACCCGCTCCCGCAAGCCGCGAGCCGACAAGCCGGCCCGCGTGGCCAAGCCACGCGAAGCGACCAGCGAGCTCGAGCAGACGGAGCCTAGCGAATCCGCCCCAGCCGCCAAACCGCGTCGCGAGCGCCTGGCCAAACCGCCGGTCAGCACCTGGAAGCTGGAAGACTTCGCGATCGAACCGCAGGAAGGCAAAACGCGTTTCCACGATTTCCGCCTCGCTCCCGAGTTGATGCATGCCCTGCACGACCTGGGTTTCCCCTACTGCACGCCGATCCAGGCCGGGGTCCTCGGCTTCACCCTCAAGGGCCAGGACGCCATTGGTCGCGCCCAGACCGGCACCGGCAAGACGGCCGCGTTCCTCATTTCGATCATCACCCAGCTGCTGCAAACCCCGCCGCCGAAAGAGCGCTACATGGGCGAGCCGCGTGCACTGATCATCGCGCCAACCCGCGAACTGGTGGTGCAGATCGCCAAAGACGCCGAAACGCTGACCAAGTACACCGGCCTCAACGTGATGAGCTTCGTCGGCGGTATGGATTTCGATAAACAGCTGCGCCAGCTCGAAACGCGCTTCTGCGACATCCTCGTGGCCACGCCTGGCCGTCTGCTCGACTTCAATCAGCGCGGCGAAGTGCACTTGGACATGGTCGAAGTGATGGTCCTCGACGAAGCCGACCGCATGCTCGACATGGGCTTCATCCCGCAGGTTCGGCAGATCATTCGCCAGACCCCGCCGAAGAGCGAGCGCCAGACGCTGCTGTTCTCCGCGACCTTCACCGAAGACGTGATGAACCTCGCCAAGCAATGGACCACCGACCCGGCCATTGTCGAAATCGAGCCGGAAAACGTCGCCAGCGATACCGTCGAACAGCATGTCTATGCGGTCGCCGGCAGCGACAAGTACAAGCTGCTGTACAACCTGATCACCCAGAACGACTGGACCCGGGTAATGGTCTTCGCCAACCGCAAGGATGAAGTGCGGCGCATCGAAGAGCGCCTGGTGCGCGACGGCGTGAGCGCCGCGCAGATGTCTGGCGATGTGCCGCAGCACAAACGAATCAAGACCCTCGAAGGCTTCCGGGAAGGCAAGATTCGCGTGTTGGTGGCCACCGATGTTGCCGGTCGCGGCATCCACATCGACGGCATCAGCCACGTGATCAACTTCACCCTGCCGGAAGTGCCGGACGACTATGTGCACCGCATCGGCCGTACCGGTCGCGCGGGCGCCAGCGGCACCTCGATCAGCTTCGCCGGCGAGGACGATGCCTTCGCCCTGCCGCCGATCGAAGCGCTGCTCGGGCGCAAGATCAACTGCGAGTACCCGTCAGTCGAACTGCTCCAGGCCGTGCCGCACAAGCGCTGA
- a CDS encoding DUF2157 domain-containing protein yields the protein MTLKLDAQDFARAVSAGVLQPGQDRTLLEFFSQQPETRASFQLAHIAYYFGALLIMGAMGWLLTEAWMDIGELALLAIALIYMLLFTVTGVSLWKRGQRIPGGLLGAVAVSLTPLAVFAVERLTGLWPLDDGQQDFHDYYVYVRGGWLAMEVATVLVGLLMLRLLPFPFIVMPIAIALWFMSMDLTELVYGGIFDWDQRRWISLWFGLALLLVSLLVDGRSRQDFAFWGYFAGLLAFWGGLSLMDSGSELGKALYCLINLGLMAIAVLLRRPLFMVFGALGVAGYLGHLSYTVFRDSLLFPIVLTLIGLALIGLGLVYQKRRDALTQGLRARLPNSLLNYLPALRR from the coding sequence ATGACCCTGAAACTCGACGCCCAAGACTTCGCCCGCGCCGTCAGCGCCGGCGTGCTGCAACCCGGCCAAGACCGCACCCTGTTGGAGTTCTTCAGCCAGCAACCAGAGACCCGCGCCAGCTTCCAGCTCGCGCATATCGCCTACTATTTCGGCGCGCTGCTGATCATGGGCGCCATGGGCTGGTTGCTCACCGAAGCCTGGATGGATATCGGCGAACTCGCCCTGCTGGCGATCGCGCTCATCTACATGCTGCTGTTTACCGTCACCGGGGTAAGTCTGTGGAAACGCGGCCAGAGGATTCCCGGCGGCTTGCTCGGCGCCGTGGCGGTCAGCCTGACGCCGCTGGCGGTATTCGCCGTCGAGCGACTGACCGGCTTATGGCCGCTGGACGATGGCCAGCAGGATTTCCACGACTACTACGTCTACGTGCGCGGCGGCTGGCTGGCGATGGAGGTCGCCACCGTACTGGTCGGCCTGCTGATGCTGCGGTTGCTGCCCTTCCCGTTCATCGTCATGCCGATCGCTATAGCGCTGTGGTTCATGTCCATGGACCTCACCGAGCTGGTGTATGGCGGTATCTTCGATTGGGATCAGCGGCGCTGGATCTCCCTGTGGTTCGGCCTAGCCCTGCTGCTGGTCAGCCTGCTGGTGGATGGCCGCAGCCGCCAGGATTTCGCCTTCTGGGGCTACTTCGCCGGCCTGCTGGCGTTCTGGGGCGGATTGAGCCTGATGGACAGCGGCAGCGAGCTGGGCAAAGCACTGTATTGCCTGATCAATCTCGGCCTAATGGCGATTGCGGTGTTGCTACGCCGGCCGCTGTTCATGGTCTTCGGCGCACTCGGCGTGGCCGGCTACCTGGGCCATCTTTCTTACACGGTGTTCCGTGATTCGCTGCTGTTTCCGATTGTGCTGACCCTCATCGGTTTGGCCTTGATTGGCCTCGGACTGGTCTACCAGAAACGTCGGGATGCCCTCACTCAAGGCCTGCGCGCACGTCTGCCCAACAGTTTGCTGAACTATCTGCCGGCCCTGCGTCGTTAA
- the algD gene encoding GDP-mannose 6-dehydrogenase, whose translation MRISIFGLGYVGAVCAGCLSARGHDVVGVDISAAKIDLINSGKSPIVEPGLEELLQQGIANGKLRGTTDVAEAIRDSELSMLCVGTPSKKNGDLELDYIESVCRQIGLVLRSKTERHTVVVRSTVLPGTVKNVVIPILEDCSGKKAGVDFGVAVNPEFLRESTAIQDYDFPPMTVIGELDSRSGDALESLYAELDAPIIRKDIEVAEMIKYTCNVWHATKVTFANEIGNIAKAVGVDGREVMDVVCQDHKLNLSKYYMRPGFAFGGSCLPKDVRALNYRASQLDVEAPLIGSLMRSNVAQVQNAFELISSHDKRRVALLGLSFKAGTDDLRESPLVELAEMLIGKGFDLRIYDRNVEYARVHGANKDYIESKIPHVSSLLDSDLDGVIERSDIIVLGNGDERFRALADQVPAGKQIVDLVGFMAHTTRSGSEGICW comes from the coding sequence ATGCGTATTAGCATTTTTGGTCTTGGCTATGTCGGTGCAGTATGTGCCGGTTGCCTCTCTGCACGTGGTCATGATGTGGTCGGCGTGGATATATCCGCGGCCAAGATCGACCTGATCAACAGTGGCAAATCGCCAATCGTTGAACCGGGTCTGGAAGAACTTCTGCAACAGGGTATCGCCAACGGAAAACTGCGCGGCACCACCGATGTCGCCGAGGCGATCCGCGATAGCGAACTGTCGATGCTCTGCGTCGGCACGCCGAGCAAGAAGAACGGCGATCTGGAACTCGATTACATCGAATCGGTATGCCGCCAGATCGGTCTGGTTCTGCGCAGCAAGACCGAACGCCACACCGTCGTGGTGCGCAGCACCGTGTTGCCGGGCACCGTGAAGAACGTGGTAATCCCGATTCTCGAAGACTGCTCGGGCAAGAAAGCCGGGGTCGATTTCGGCGTCGCGGTCAACCCGGAATTCCTCCGTGAAAGCACCGCGATCCAGGACTACGACTTCCCGCCGATGACCGTCATCGGCGAGCTGGATAGCCGTTCGGGCGACGCCCTGGAATCCCTCTACGCAGAACTCGACGCACCGATCATCCGCAAGGACATCGAAGTCGCCGAGATGATCAAGTACACCTGCAACGTCTGGCACGCCACCAAGGTGACCTTCGCCAACGAGATCGGCAACATCGCCAAGGCGGTCGGTGTCGATGGTCGCGAAGTGATGGACGTGGTCTGCCAGGACCACAAGCTCAATCTCTCCAAGTACTACATGCGCCCCGGCTTCGCCTTCGGCGGCTCGTGCCTGCCCAAGGACGTGCGCGCCCTCAACTACCGGGCCAGCCAGCTGGACGTCGAAGCGCCGCTGATCGGCTCGCTGATGCGTAGCAACGTCGCCCAGGTGCAGAACGCTTTCGAGCTGATTTCCAGCCACGACAAGCGCCGCGTCGCCCTGCTCGGCCTGAGCTTCAAGGCCGGCACCGACGACCTGCGCGAAAGCCCGCTGGTAGAGCTGGCCGAGATGCTCATCGGCAAGGGCTTCGACCTGCGCATCTACGATCGCAACGTCGAATACGCCCGGGTCCACGGCGCCAACAAGGACTACATCGAATCGAAGATTCCACATGTGTCGTCCTTACTCGACAGCGATCTGGACGGCGTGATCGAGCGCTCCGACATCATCGTGCTAGGCAATGGCGACGAACGCTTCCGCGCCCTCGCCGATCAGGTGCCGGCCGGCAAACAGATCGTCGATCTGGTCGGTTTCATGGCCCACACCACTCGTAGCGGAAGTGAAGGCATCTGCTGGTAG
- the alg8 gene encoding mannuronan synthase — MDRLKQAFAETAGWLFYLSVLMVLALALPRTLFDPDSKDFILLIGAVGIWRYSMGAAHFLRGVLFLYIVYPHYRRKVRKLGRDADPSHVFLMVTSFRIDALTTAMVYRSVIEEAIDCGFPTTVVCSIVERSDELLVKSLWAKYQPPERVKLDFVRIAGTGKRDGLANGFRAISRHMPDENAVVAVIDGDSVLERHTVKRTVPWFKLFPNVGGLTTNEFCEVRGSYVMSEWHKLRFAQRHLNMCSMALSKRVLTMTGRMSVFRASVVTNPEFIADVESDHLEHWRLGRFRFLTGDDKSSWFSLMRLGYDTFYVPDAAINTVEHPPEKSFIKASRKLMFRWYGNNLRQNSRAMKLGPKRLGAFTSVVLFDQRVSMWTCLLGLTVAIIASIKYSIAYLLIYLLWIGITRLVLTLLLSVTGHRIGPAYPVILYYNQIVGALVKIYVFFRLDQQSWTRQPTKLTRDLASFQRWFNTWSSRSMTFSAASVFIATLLLVV, encoded by the coding sequence ATGGATAGGCTCAAGCAGGCGTTTGCCGAAACTGCCGGATGGCTGTTCTACCTCAGCGTGCTGATGGTGCTCGCCCTGGCATTGCCTCGCACGCTCTTCGACCCGGATTCGAAAGACTTCATCTTGCTAATCGGCGCGGTCGGCATCTGGCGCTATTCCATGGGCGCCGCCCATTTCCTGCGCGGCGTGTTGTTCCTCTACATCGTCTACCCGCACTACCGCCGCAAGGTACGAAAACTCGGCAGGGATGCCGACCCTTCTCACGTATTCCTGATGGTCACCAGCTTTCGCATCGACGCACTGACCACCGCCATGGTCTATCGCTCGGTGATCGAGGAAGCCATCGACTGCGGCTTCCCGACCACCGTGGTGTGCTCGATCGTCGAGCGCTCCGATGAGCTGCTGGTGAAGTCCCTGTGGGCCAAGTACCAACCGCCAGAACGGGTCAAGCTGGACTTCGTGCGCATCGCCGGCACCGGCAAGCGCGATGGTCTGGCCAACGGTTTCCGCGCCATCTCCCGGCACATGCCGGATGAAAACGCTGTGGTCGCGGTTATCGACGGCGACAGCGTGCTCGAGCGGCATACCGTCAAGCGCACCGTGCCGTGGTTCAAGCTGTTCCCGAATGTCGGCGGGCTGACCACCAACGAGTTCTGCGAGGTGCGCGGCAGCTACGTCATGAGCGAATGGCACAAGCTGCGCTTCGCCCAGCGGCACCTGAACATGTGCTCGATGGCCCTCTCCAAGCGGGTGCTGACCATGACCGGGCGCATGTCGGTATTCCGCGCCAGCGTGGTAACCAACCCCGAGTTCATCGCCGATGTCGAAAGCGATCACCTCGAACACTGGCGTCTGGGGCGTTTCCGCTTCCTCACCGGCGACGACAAGTCCAGCTGGTTCAGCCTGATGCGCCTGGGCTACGACACCTTCTACGTGCCGGACGCCGCGATCAACACGGTCGAGCATCCGCCGGAGAAAAGCTTCATCAAGGCCAGCCGCAAGCTGATGTTCCGCTGGTACGGCAACAACCTGCGGCAGAACTCGCGGGCCATGAAACTCGGCCCGAAACGCCTCGGCGCGTTCACCAGCGTGGTGTTGTTCGACCAGCGCGTGTCGATGTGGACCTGCCTGCTCGGCCTGACCGTGGCGATCATCGCCAGCATCAAATACAGCATTGCGTATTTGCTGATCTACCTGCTGTGGATCGGCATCACCCGGTTGGTCCTGACCCTGCTGCTGTCGGTCACCGGCCACCGCATCGGACCGGCCTACCCGGTCATCCTCTATTACAACCAGATCGTCGGCGCCTTGGTGAAGATCTACGTGTTCTTCCGCCTCGACCAGCAGTCCTGGACGCGCCAGCCGACCAAGCTCACCCGCGACCTCGCCAGCTTCCAACGCTGGTTCAACACCTGGTCGTCACGCTCCATGACCTTCTCGGCTGCCAGCGTGTTTATCGCCACGCTGCTGCTCGTGGTCTGA
- a CDS encoding alginate biosynthesis protein Alg44: MNTALNVNVVHESETQRQHARVKIPAKIRFAGRNREVVEQTLLDISAGGFGYAAPKIPVQVGDYHRGKLMFSIDNLSLGLEIEFQVRSVDQQNGRIGCQFHNLQGREIATLRQLITAHLSGELVSVGELLSTLQRDNFTKPRKDKAGGGMGVMSRLRAVTVSFGVLLIGAGAFAFISKSLYDVYFVSHAQSALVSMPGMQVSMPREGTVQSLIGADGVVSKGAPIATFSASMLEMLKGHLQDSDLQPAKLEELFDKQMKGTLTSPCDCTLIRQVVADGQYASKGDVIFQLATRGSQATIEARFPYAKFNDIQPGTRVSFVVAGDGQSRDGKIVSSSLNDNAALSTDVRVQIKPDQPLDNALAGRPVEVSASRGPSLNWLIDKAVAAGL; encoded by the coding sequence ATGAATACAGCTCTGAACGTCAATGTCGTGCATGAATCGGAAACCCAGCGCCAACACGCCCGGGTAAAAATCCCGGCCAAGATCCGCTTTGCCGGACGCAACCGTGAAGTGGTCGAACAGACCCTGCTGGATATCTCTGCCGGTGGCTTCGGCTACGCCGCGCCGAAGATTCCCGTGCAGGTCGGCGACTACCATCGCGGCAAGCTGATGTTCTCCATCGACAACCTCAGCCTGGGCCTGGAAATCGAATTCCAGGTCCGCTCGGTCGACCAGCAGAACGGCCGGATCGGCTGCCAATTCCACAATCTGCAGGGGCGGGAAATCGCCACCCTGCGCCAGTTGATCACCGCGCACCTGTCCGGTGAGCTGGTCAGCGTCGGCGAATTGCTCAGCACCCTGCAGCGCGACAACTTCACCAAACCGCGCAAGGACAAGGCCGGTGGCGGCATGGGCGTGATGTCGCGCCTGCGCGCCGTGACCGTGAGCTTCGGGGTGCTGTTGATCGGCGCCGGCGCTTTCGCCTTCATTAGCAAATCTTTGTACGACGTGTACTTCGTCAGCCACGCCCAGTCGGCGCTGGTCAGCATGCCCGGGATGCAGGTCAGCATGCCGCGCGAAGGCACCGTGCAAAGCCTGATCGGCGCAGACGGCGTAGTCAGCAAGGGCGCGCCGATCGCCACCTTCAGCGCCTCGATGCTGGAAATGCTCAAGGGTCATCTGCAAGACAGCGACCTGCAGCCCGCCAAGCTCGAAGAGCTGTTCGACAAACAAATGAAGGGCACCCTGACCAGCCCGTGCGACTGCACGCTGATACGCCAGGTGGTTGCCGACGGCCAGTACGCCAGCAAGGGCGACGTGATCTTCCAGCTCGCCACGCGCGGCAGCCAGGCAACCATCGAAGCGCGCTTCCCCTACGCCAAATTCAACGACATCCAGCCCGGCACCCGGGTCAGCTTCGTGGTCGCCGGTGATGGCCAGAGCCGCGACGGCAAGATCGTCAGCAGCAGCCTGAACGACAACGCCGCCCTGTCGACCGACGTGCGCGTGCAGATCAAGCCCGACCAGCCGCTGGACAACGCCCTCGCCGGCCGCCCGGTGGAAGTCAGCGCCAGCCGTGGCCCGTCCCTCAACTGGCTGATCGACAAAGCCGTGGCAGCGGGGCTCTAA